Proteins co-encoded in one Candidatus Nitrosacidococcus tergens genomic window:
- the aat gene encoding leucyl/phenylalanyl-tRNA--protein transferase, with protein MISPYYIDPNDSSYFFPDSKLALLDPNGLLAIGGDLSPKRIIYAYCQGIFPWYSQGQPILWWSPNPRMILFPDKLKISRSLKKRLNRSEHTFITVNKNFQGVIQACANTPRHGIISTWLTTEMQIAYTQLHNMEIAHSIEVWEKSNLIGGLYGLHIGRIFFGESMFSLRSDASKIALAYLCDYLQQKGVSLIDCQVESDHLLRLGAQAIARDLFIRWVQKLCDPSIVNNLK; from the coding sequence CCAGATTCTAAACTTGCCCTCTTAGATCCAAATGGATTACTTGCTATAGGTGGGGATTTATCCCCAAAACGGATTATCTATGCCTACTGCCAAGGTATATTCCCTTGGTATAGTCAAGGGCAACCGATACTTTGGTGGAGTCCTAATCCTAGGATGATATTATTTCCTGATAAATTAAAAATTTCACGAAGTTTAAAAAAAAGACTAAATCGATCTGAACATACGTTTATTACTGTAAACAAAAATTTTCAAGGTGTCATTCAAGCTTGTGCCAATACACCACGTCACGGCATTATTAGCACTTGGCTCACTACAGAAATGCAAATTGCTTATACCCAACTACATAATATGGAAATAGCTCATTCTATAGAGGTATGGGAAAAATCTAATCTTATAGGTGGGCTTTATGGATTACATATCGGTCGTATCTTTTTTGGCGAATCTATGTTCAGCCTACGCTCAGATGCTTCTAAAATAGCACTAGCTTACCTTTGTGATTATCTTCAGCAAAAAGGAGTCTCGCTAATTGATTGCCAAGTTGAGTCTGATCACTTACTTCGCCTTGGTGCCCAAGCAATTGCTAGGGATCTCTTTATTAGATGGGTACAAAAACTATGTGACCCATCTATTGTAAATAACTTAAAATAA
- the infA gene encoding translation initiation factor IF-1, with amino-acid sequence MGKEDNIEMEGTVIDSLPNTMFRVELENGHVVTAHISGRMRRHYIRILTGDKVTIQLTPYDLTKGRIIYRAR; translated from the coding sequence ATGGGAAAAGAAGATAATATTGAGATGGAAGGTACAGTAATTGATAGCCTTCCAAATACTATGTTTAGAGTAGAACTAGAAAATGGTCATGTGGTAACAGCACATATCTCTGGAAGAATGCGAAGACATTATATCCGAATTCTTACAGGCGATAAGGTAACTATTCAGCTCACCCCTTATGATCTTACTAAAGGTAGAATCATTTACCGTGCTCGCTAA